One window of the Salvia splendens isolate huo1 chromosome 1, SspV2, whole genome shotgun sequence genome contains the following:
- the LOC121797957 gene encoding uncharacterized protein LOC121797957: MEPNLGKPSFLRNILVRLFLFCVFVIALRFAYVVTIRGESCDVGDFCFFALPDNIDVVSGVGEVTKSGVISSSPPSKQKKIPDLWATGGFQKSVQFYSSIFQDLMSEAFLSPNMKTLCVDTPTGADVFALRELGVEDSIGISKKGFKPLVVPGQGLKQPFSDSTFDFVFCGGGVVEKSPKLGNFAAEIQRTMKPEGFLVVHTGANDTYSFESLLGLFNSCKFVRSRDVDGLNSKMPFIREVALQKFGGEESVEEKSRDSAKKCSVPSYKKDLIKKAEPLIEEEPKKPWITLKRNAQKIKYLASMVDISFKPRYVYVDVGARSYGSSIVSWFKKQYPKQNKTFEIYAIEADKTFHGDYKLKKGVTLLPYAAWVRNESLFFEINEDPGHKEVEKGRGMGRIQPVQTSGGSTSSGNVDQIQGFDFADWLKHSVTERDYVVMKMDVEGTEFELIPRLFETGAICLIDELFLECHYNRWQKCCPGERSAKYEKTYGQCLDLFTSLRKSGVLVHQWW; the protein is encoded by the coding sequence ATGGAGCCGAATTTGGGGAAGCCGAGCTTCCTGAGGAATATTCTGGTGCGGCTGTTTCTGTTCTGCGTGTTTGTGATCGCTCTCCGATTTGCTTACGTGGTCACAATCCGAGGTGAATCCTGCGACGTTGGCGATTTCTGCTTCTTCGCCTTGCCGGATAACATCGACGTCGTCTCCGGAGTCGGGGAGGTGACGAAATCAGGGGTTATTTCGAGCTCCCCGCCTTCTAAGCAGAAGAAGATTCCCGATTTATGGGCGACGGGCGGTTTCCAGAAATCGGTGCAGTTTTACTCTTCAATTTTTCAGGATCTGATGTCGGAGGCTTTTCTGAGCCCTAATATGAAAACCTTATGCGTCGACACGCCGACCGGAGCCGATGTGTTCGCGTTGAGGGAATTGGGGGTGGAGGATTCGATTGGCATTTCGAAGAAAGGGTTCAAGCCGCTGGTGGTTCCAGGTCAAGGTTTAAAGCAGCCGTTCAGCGATTCGACTTTTGATTTCGTGTTCTGTGGCGGAGGCGTGGTGGAGAAATCGCCAAAGCTCGGCAATTTTGCGGCGGAGATTCAGCGGACAATGAAGCCCGAAGGGTTTCTGGTCGTCCACACAGGGGCCAACGATACTTACAGTTTTGAATCATTACTTGGTTTGTTTAATTCTTGTAAATTTGTAAGGAGTAGGGATGTTGATGGATTGAATTCCAAAATGccattcattcgagaagttgCTCTACAAAAATTTGGTGGAGAAGAGTCCGTGGAGGAAAAATCTCGTGATTCGGCAAAGAAATGCAGTGTTCCGAGCTATAAGAAGGATTTGATCAAGAAAGCAGAGCCATTGATTGAGGAGGAGCCGAAAAAGCCTTGGATTACGCTTAAGAGGAATGCTCAGAAGATTAAGTATTTAGCCTCTATGGTTGATATCAGTTTCAAGCCAAGGTATGTGTATGTTGATGTTGGAGCTCGAAGCTATGGTTCGAGCATTGTAAGCTGGTTCAAGAAGCAATACCCTAAGCAGAACAAGACATTCGAGATATATGCAATTGAGGCAGACAAGACTTTCCATGGTGATTACAAGCTTAAGAAAGGGGTTACATTGCTTCCCTATGCAGCGTGGGTGAGGAACGAGTCCTTGTTCTTTGAGATCAATGAGGACCCGGGCCACAAAGAGGTAGAGAAAGGTAGAGGGATGGGCAGGATTCAGCCAGTTCAGACCTCAGGCGGCTCTACATCCTCTGGCAATGTCGATCAGATTCAGGGCTTTGATTTTGCTGATTGGTTGAAGCATAGTGTGACAGAGAGAGACTATGTGGTAATGAAGATGGATGTTGAAGGCACTGAATTTGAATTGATCCCTAGATTGTTTGAAACTGGAGCAATTTGCTTGATTGATGAACTGTTCCTTGAATGCCATTATAACCGGTGGCAGAAATGCTGTCCCGGGGAGAGGTCTGCGAAGTATGAAAAAACGTATGGGCAGTGCTTGGATTTGTTCACATCTCTAAGGAAAAGTGGAGTTCTAGTACATCAATGGTGGTGA